The Xenopus tropicalis strain Nigerian chromosome 7, UCB_Xtro_10.0, whole genome shotgun sequence genome includes a region encoding these proteins:
- the prpf31 gene encoding U4/U6 small nuclear ribonucleoprotein Prp31 — translation MSLADELLADLEEAAEEEEENLIDEDDLETIEEVQEEMQVDLNAESVKSIAKLSDSKLFSEILLKIDGYIKKQPKASEVMGPVEAAPEYKVIVDANNLTVEIENELNIIHKFIRDKYSKRFPELESLVPNALDYIRTVKELGNNLDKCKNNENLQQILTNATIMVVSVTASTTQGQQLTDEELERIEEACDMALELNQSKHRIYEYVESRMSFIAPNLSIIVGASTAAKIMGIAGGLTNLSKMPACNVMLLGAQRKTLSGFSSTSVLPHTGYIYHSDIVQSLPPDLHRKAARLVSAKCTLAARVDSFHESSEGKVGYDLKEEIERKFDKWQEPPPVKQVKPLPAPLDGQRKKRGGRRYRKMKERLGLTEIRKQANRMSFAEIEEDAYQEDLGFSLGHLGKSGSGRIRQAQVNEATKARISKTLQRTLQKQSVVYGGKSTIRDRSSGTASSVAFTPLQGLEIVNPQAAEKKVAEANQKYFSSMAEFLKVKSEKSGTMTQ, via the exons ATGTCTCTGGCGGATGAATTATTGGCTGACCTTGAGGAggcagcagaagaagaagaggagaacTTGATTGACGAAGATGATTTGGAGACCATTGAAGAGGTGCAGGAGGAGATGCAAGTGGACTTAAATGCAGAATCAGTAAAAAGCATTGCCAAGCTATCGGATAGTAAATTG ttttcagaAATCCTTTTAAAGATTGACGGATACATCAAAAAGCAACCAAAGGCTTCTGAAG taatgggCCCTGTTGAAGCTGCTCCAGAGTACAAAGTTATCGTTGATGCTAACAATCTGACTGTGGAGATTGAAAATGAGCTAA ATATCATTCACAAATTTATTCGGGACAAATATTCCAAGAGGTTTCCTGAGCTGGAGTCCTTAGTTCCTAATGCTTTGGATTATATAAGGACTGTGAAG GAGCTAGGGAACAATCTGGATAAATGCAAAAACAATGAGAATCTTCAGCAAATTCTGACCAATGCAACTATCATGGTTGTAAGTGTGACAGCCTCCACAACTCAGGG GCAGCAATTAACAGATGAAGAACTGGAACGAATTGAAGAAGCGTGTGATATGGCGCTAGAACTCAACCAATCCAAACACAGAATTTATGAGTATGTGGAATCTCGTATGTCATTCATTGCTCCTAACCTCTCCATCATTGTCGGGGCCTCCACTGCTGCCAAGATCATGG GTATTGCTGGAGGTCTTACCAATCTCTCGAAGATGCCAGCTTGTAATGTCATGCTGCTGGGAGCTCAGAGGAAAACATTATCTGGTTTCTCCAGCACCTCGGTGCTGCCACATACAGGATACATTTATCACAGCGACATTGTCCAGTCCTTGCCACCA GACTTGCACAGAAAAGCAGCACGACTGGTATCTGCAAAATGTACCTTGGCAGCACGTGTTGATAGTTTTCATGAGAGTTCAGAAGGAAAG GTTGGATATGACCTAAAAGAAGAGATTGAAAGAAAATTTGATAAATGGCAAGAACCTCCACCAGTCAAACAAGTGAAGCCCCTTCCTGCTCCACTGGATGGACAAAGAAAGAAACGTGGAGGCCGCAG GTACCGCAAAATGAAGGAACGTTTGGGGTTAACAGAAATCCGTAAACAAGCCAACAGAATGAGCTTTGCAGAG ATTGAAGAAGATGCATATCAGGAAGATCTAGGCTTTAGCTTGGGTCATCTTGGGAAGTCTGGAAGTGGCCGAATACGTCAAGCTCAAGTCAATGAAGCTACTAAAGCTAGGATCTCCAAGACATTACAG CGTACTCTGCAAAAACAAAGTGTGGTCTATGGAGGAAAATCCACTATTAGGGATCGATCTTCGGGTACTGCTTCCAGTGTTGCCTTCACGCCTCTTCAG GGGTTGGAGATTGTTAATCCTCAGGCGGCAGAAAAGAAAGTGGCTGAAGCAAACCAGAAGTACTTTTCTAGCATGGCGGAATTCCTTAAAGTGAAAAGTGAGAAGTCTGGCACCATGACACAGTGA